In the Phaseolus vulgaris cultivar G19833 chromosome 7, P. vulgaris v2.0, whole genome shotgun sequence genome, one interval contains:
- the LOC137830516 gene encoding copper transport protein ATX1-like isoform X1, with amino-acid sequence MSSQTVVLKVGMSCQGCAGAVNRVLGKLEGVESFDIDLKEQKVTVKGNLQPDEVLQAVSKSGKKTAFWVDEASPEDKPSETAPVALAENHKPSETAAVASENKPSETETVASAEPEKKPSETAIETVA; translated from the exons ACTGTTGTCCTCAAAGTTGGTATGTCATGTCAGGGGTGTGCTGGAGCAGTGAATAGGGTTTTGGGAAAATTGGAAG GTGTCGAGTCATTTGACATTGATCTGAAGGAGCAGAAGGTGACAGTGAAGGGAAATCTTCAGCCAGATGAAGTTCTGCAAGCTGTCTCCAAAAGTGGGAAGAAGACTGCATTCTGGGTGGATGAAGCATCACCTGAAGACAAGCCTTCAGAAACTGCACCTGTTGCCTTAGCTGAAAATCATAAACCTTCAGAAACTGCAGCTGTTGCCTCAGAAAACAAGCCTTCAGAAACTGAAACTGTTGCCTCAGCTGAGCCTGAAAAGAAGCCTTCAGAAACTGCCATTGAAACTGTTGCCTAA
- the LOC137830516 gene encoding copper transport protein ATX1-like isoform X2: MSCQGCAGAVNRVLGKLEGVESFDIDLKEQKVTVKGNLQPDEVLQAVSKSGKKTAFWVDEASPEDKPSETAPVALAENHKPSETAAVASENKPSETETVASAEPEKKPSETAIETVA, encoded by the exons ATGTCATGTCAGGGGTGTGCTGGAGCAGTGAATAGGGTTTTGGGAAAATTGGAAG GTGTCGAGTCATTTGACATTGATCTGAAGGAGCAGAAGGTGACAGTGAAGGGAAATCTTCAGCCAGATGAAGTTCTGCAAGCTGTCTCCAAAAGTGGGAAGAAGACTGCATTCTGGGTGGATGAAGCATCACCTGAAGACAAGCCTTCAGAAACTGCACCTGTTGCCTTAGCTGAAAATCATAAACCTTCAGAAACTGCAGCTGTTGCCTCAGAAAACAAGCCTTCAGAAACTGAAACTGTTGCCTCAGCTGAGCCTGAAAAGAAGCCTTCAGAAACTGCCATTGAAACTGTTGCCTAA